In one Oreochromis aureus strain Israel breed Guangdong linkage group 2, ZZ_aureus, whole genome shotgun sequence genomic region, the following are encoded:
- the eif4ebp3l gene encoding eukaryotic translation initiation factor 4E-binding protein 3-like produces the protein MSVDANQVKSRPIPTRVLTLKDWSQLPDCYSQTPGGTLFSTTPGGTRIIYDRKFLLDCRNSPLARTPPCCLPQIPGVTIPATHSTGKLQDLKEEEEEEEKDIADDNQFEMDI, from the exons ATGTCGGTCGACGCAAATCAGGTTAAAAGCCGTCCTATCCCCACCAGGGTGCTCACCCTGAAGGACTGGTCCCAGCTACCAGACTGTTACAGCCAAACACCCGGGGGTACCCTGTTCTCCACCACGCCTGGAG gTACCCGCATCATCTATGACAGGAAGTTCCTCCTGGATTGTCGAAATTCTCCTCTTGCTCGGACCCCCCCATGCTGTCTTCCCCAGATCCCAGGGGTAACTATACCAGCCACACACTCTACGGGGAAGTTACAGGATCtcaaagaggaggaagaagaggaagagaaagacaTTGCAG ATGACAACCAGTTTGAGATGGACATCTGA